The genomic region aggaagagggtttgcttatacttgttcactgattgacatctgatatctgcatatgttctgtgtcttttacaatattcttgtatctacattcattgtttgatatttgatatctgcttatgtgatttgccctctttagactttagatttatatcattagctgagtgtgggattatttgacagtggggagggaaggcttagggaagtacctctgggaccagggggaatgggccagatgaagaggtcacccctcgaaacgtcgcccccctagtttgctttcctttttccatttttgggattttttgcttttcttttgtgttttttttccccttctccttctttcccctctaccccctttatttttgatttcctctATGGACCCGTTCTGATGTGAAGCTCGTGGATCCGCCGCCTCTCCATCCAGACGTCACCGTCGACCCCAAAAAACCCGACGTGCGTTTCACGTGACCCGGCGCGCTTCTTCAGGGGAGCGGGACGGTGATACCGGGGATGTCCTCTCATTATTTACTGGAcggagtgtccaaatacagggcagtccggttcaatactggaccccTGGCCACCCTAAGTGGGATGGAAACGATATACCTAATAATTAGATAATTGGGTGTAATCTTAGTCTGGTCTGCACTGAAccttattttttttcattgtaaaTGTCTTGCATCTGGGTCTCTTATATACTGAGTGTGCTACTTGCTAGGTCTGTCGTACCCGGACTGAGTGAGGTATTATTCCTAGCATGGGTGTGCCGGGCTATTAACACACTGTCATTACCTATTATATCATATGTTGTGTGTTATCTAACACACTCTGCAGAGCGCTGTTATTATATTGCTATATCCCAGATCTCAGCCATTAGTGTCTCTTCCATATGGCGCGTGGCGATTTATTCGATAGCCGTTTCACTGCCCCTGCTGGTGTGTTAAAGTATTACACCTTTACCGTTTCCCTAATGCTACTTGTATACTTCTTTTtatggataatatttttttattgaaaGCCTTGCATTGCATGTGTAGCAGGGTTTCTCATGGTtcttacagtgcagcgcctccaccccatgaGGATCTGGCTGGATGcgggatggtccccacaggcaatactcctttatttttgttattgtacaaCAGCTTGATACatctccagccctggagcagaccccaggggcttgagaccccaagagcccctcccaatctccttaaccctctgatagggaaaagggtatcaccCTGTCCCATAATCAACACTCAATTTGgtggtgtcagcttttatacccggggggaagggcttgtaaccccgcaCCATAACAGGgtaggtccaggtactgacaggcatcacaccatctgcatgtgacccagtcagtaccctccccaggcatGATACTCCAATTACCAGTTTAAGCCTGCCCCCGGGTAAGGCAACATAGTATCCATCCAGACTGCAAATGCAGGCTagtgtgaaagcgtagaaataatatcAATAAGTCAAGGGTGCAAAATATCATAgtgagtttatctgcaccaaggtaCAAAATCGATTGAGACTTCAAAAATGAGCTATCTTCTCTCACCACATATTGCTTGACATCACACTTTTATACATTTCcaatgagtaatacgccccttaagggggctggcttagagataaagaAACTATATAGTGACTTATACAAAAACCTTAGTCATGCAAAAATATATGCTTCGCAAGCTAACCCTTACCCTACATATCTCCCTGTAATTTGGGCCTCTTAACCTCCTGACTTAAGGAGGAACCGCAAAGGCCCTCTGTGTGTAGCTGCCAGATAAGAGAAGCAGGGGGCTACAAGAATGAGTTTGTGAGAAAAAAACTGTGACAAATGCAGTTATTTTAATTTCAAGACTAGTAGGAATTATACGAGGGTTGGTCTTTGcctggagcgatgctctgcagcgcagcgttcatacacaaataaacagatacacatacatacaagccaacactcaaaatggctgctGAGACAAAATGGTGGTGGTGATAGTCTGCTTTCATATAGTCTAAGCCACACCCCTTATCTCAAATCTTCACactaggccctgcgcaggagtttaaccccaacactgcctgttcctgtccggacttatagtgttgaggccagaaGAAgcctatagccaggggcacttggctacacaTATACAGCAACTCCtgctgtattctttttttttgtgaCAAATTTATATCCTTGTTTCTATTTCAGGACATTGTAATTTTCTCCCTTTTTAATGttggtttattattattattattattattactggcagacctcggttatccaccggaatccgttctggaagtagcgttggagagtgaaaccgctgtaaagcgagtcccgtgttaatcagtgacggtgagcgtcggataacgcattccgccgTCGGAAAACGGGCCCTTAGGGAGgcattgtaaagcgctgtattCTGTTGCCACAGGGTTATATACTAGATAGAAGTTCGGCCAGATAGCTGAACTCATCCCGCGtcgaaagcacaacaagtcctttgtCTTTCCTtaactttattgagggagttgcagaaatgaaagggttcttgtgggtgttgtgtgggtagagagggcttctctgtgtgaAGTGCTTCTGTATCAAGGGACGGTCACACGGATAGCTTTGCAAGGGAGTAAGTAAGAATGGTTGTACTCAGTAGCTTGGGTAAAAAAGGAAGTGTGTAATGTTTGTCACACAGGAAGAGGGACAGGACTAAGCcacctgtgaatacagacaggggagGATGGAAAAGTCCATTTTAACTTGGGAGGACTAGAGATGTTGCTAGGGCAACCAGCTACTAGCAGACTGGAGAGTGGAAAGTATCTAAAAAGGTCTAAATTCCTACATGCCCTGGGAGTTACAGATGCAGGTGAAAGCATACAACCAAATATAAAGGGCTGCAaaggggggggacggacggacggaaaggaacaatcctgttccaggacacgaTGGATATTCccttcgttgtaaagtgaaacgttggatagcgaggactaccagTATGGGAACTTCTCAGTCTTACCTTTTTGACGGTTGTTTCCCTCCCGGGGAACGCTTTCCCGATTGCAGTGAGGGTATCACTTCCTTAATACAACAGTCAACCATGTTGTTACAGCTTGGATCCCTCTCCATTAACATGGGAGTTTTCCCATATAACAGCTGGATTCCGTCGACgcgtttcatgttttttttttttaatgacgggACCCGAGATTTTCTCAGTGACAAGGCACAGCCTTTTTGAGTATAGTGAGATGTGTggaatatgtgtatatacactatTTCACATTAGAATCTGGCATATTCCTGGGACTATCCCATTCTTACTGTGTGCTGGGAACTACCACGTCTCACTGTACATCTGTGGAGGGTCTAGGGTCCCTCCCTGTTCCCGTTGCACCACTCATTTTCTCGCAAGTCCTTACATCGCATATATTGAGTGCTGCAAACAAAGAAGATCGATGTGACTGGCCGCGCCAAGAGAAAAACCAGTGGAAACTCACCAATTAGAAGTTAAAATCCATTTATTAAACGACATAAAAAAGCAGACAAAACAAGAACAGAAGTCCcgctcccacgcgtttcacgcccacgcttgcgctttttcaaggagtgtgTTTGTAATATATGGAGTGCTGTCTATTCCCTTTGTTGAGCCTTTTTGAGTATGTTTGACATGTTAACCTTTTAACTATTTGAATGGTCTCTGTTTGCGTGTCCCCGTTTCCTCATTAGATCCTGAACATCGTTGTTTTGATGTTAATtagttctcttttttttttttaatataacgtGTGTGGTTCTTAGTGGTAAATGTTACCCTTGAGAAACAAATCGGGCTTTTCGTCTGCATTATGGACCAAGAAATCACCTTTTCCTTCAGTCGCCATGTTGCGCTGGTATATCGGATCTCTTCCCCCCCAAGGagcaaggtggggggggaagcaCGTTGAGCCCAGATGACGTCAGATTCACGGGGTAACTTCCttctacatgggactgaccattTAACCCATCTGTCTGTCGGTTGGGTGCGTGGAGGATCCAGATCGATTGGCGGGCATGATCTCATTGGCAGATCACTGGATAAACCCGTTctcaaacatacaggacacctacaagctcatattttgacagatttattataaatcattcttcctggtaatgcacaggttattaagaatttatattagtgttagggacccctggaaatgtggtctgccgtgtagtggctcaggggcttacaacactttggccaaaatgttaaactaaaagaccattttatttaatagatatttatacatatatttaggcactgtaccatgtataagtttcactggatgtgcactgagctccgtctgtgtttcatgttctgtctctggttttaaacccgTTGTCACCAAGAATCAATTAGCTCAGGGGTGCgcaggattttttttggggggcgcggcagttgcagaggccccgcgctcttccacgAAGGCatttaagtacagtatatattctcGTTAGAAAGGTTAAGGTTAAAAATATGAAACGTGAGTTTGGCTAAGATGTCGAGTTTGCCGACTTTCTAAGGAATGTTACCGTGGCATGTATCTGGAATCGGAGTGAGCCATATATTGGTTGTGTGTGAGGTGTTCAATTACGACGTTGACGCTAGATCACTGTGGTTGTGTGAGCAGCTGGTTTATGTCGTGTCCTGTTGTAATAAAGaaatgaatattaaaaaaaataaacacgtctctggcattgggtcactttgcccctacgtgggactgaccctttaacccattacacacgtccctgtcattaggtcactttgcccctacgtgggactgaccctttaacccattaaacacatccctgtcattaggtcactttgctccgacgtgggactgaccctttaacccattacacacgtccgtcattaggtcactttgcccctacgtgggactgaccctttaacccattacacacgtccctgtcattaggtcactttgcccctacatgggactgaccctttatcccattaaacacgtccctgtcattaggtcactttgctcctacgtgggactgaccctttatcccattaaacacgtccctgtcattaggtcactttgtccctacgtgggactgaccctttaacccattaaacacgtccctgtcattaggtcactttgcccctacgtgggactgaccctttaacccattacacacgtccctgtcattaggtcactttgctgctacgtgggactgaccctttaacccattaaacaccccAAATAATGACATCACACAGGAGGcaatattaaaaattaaaaaaaggggttttattttttttctgtcgCAGTCTCGTCATCTTTTCAATATGAAAAAGCAACAGTaaactaaaataaaaatatttatggtgcgagagaagaaaaaagggttaaaaaaaaaatgaaacgagAGAAAAGTAAAGAAAATATGAAATATGTACCTTTCCCGTCTTCCTCACAATTCCAATTATTTACGACGAGCAAGAATATCAATTGTTTATTGTTAATTACCTCAGCTATTGATTGATTGCGGTCGTTTAAAAAGATGGCCAACTGCCGGAGTGTGGATTTCGGGCCTACATTCCGAACACGGCTTAAATCCCTCATCGTCACATATCTTTCAACTTAGTGCATTCGTTAGGTATTAATGAGCGGTTCTGATCTTAATTGCTGGTTGTTGATTAAAAAACATTGGTTAATTAAGGTCTACTGAGACTCGAGGCCTTTTTGGGCTTGAGCAAAACCACCATTTTTTTAATCTCTTGCCAAGTTTAGGGGAGGGGTGGCCACAGGGGCAGGGGGAGTGGCAGTGACGTACGCACATCACGTGGAACACATCAGGCAGAGTGTTCACGGTAATAACTTAAGTAAACTAGCAGCGGAGACAAAATGGCAGTTGCGGGACAAAATGGCCGCCAGTAGCTTTGGGCCTAGCAGAGATTAAGATGGGACTGAAGGCTATCAGACTCTTACAGTCCAAGGGTATGATGGGAGATGTGATCATGGCTCGGTACTTAACCCTCTCGCAGCTGAAGAGACCAGCACCCGTTCACAGAGAGGGCAGGAGACATCTTGGAAGTAGTAGGCGTGGGGAAATCAAAATGGCAACAAGTGTTTTACCACAGACAGGAGGTTGAGGCCTACCCTCAAACCTACAGCCAGAAGCCCACCCTGCAGATTCCAGAGGCCTACTCCCGCCAAGCCCAATGGCCTACCCTCAAACTAAGCCAGATGTCTACTCTAGCCAAGGCCCACCTATGCCAAAGCCAGAGGCCTACCCTGAAATCCCAGGCCAGAAGCCTACCCTGAAAGGCCAGAAGCCTACCCTGAAAGGCCAGGCCAGAAGCCTACCCTGAAAGGCCAGGCCAGAAGCCTACCCTGAAAGGCCAGAGGCCCTACCCTGAGAGCCCAGGCCAGAGAGCTACTGATCAAACCTAAAGTCACAATCCTACATGGCTTGCGCCAAGGTCAAACCCCATTGactaagagaaagagaggaagagaagaggaggagcagaagagtggaCACaacgaataaaaaaaaaaaggttaaaaaccacAAAAGTAGCAGAAGTGATGGAAAAAAAGATGAAGAGAAAACAAAAACGCTAATCTTCGGTACAGACTTTTCTTCCCCCTCGGCCTGCGAATGGAGTAGGATGGAAGGTGAGCAAGAGAAGGAGGCGGTGGTGGTGGAGAGATTCTAGGcctcctcctctgcctcctcgTTGAAGTCTTCTTCTTCCTCAGCTGTAGCATCTTGATACTGCTGGTACTCCGACACCAGGTCGTTCATGTTGCTCTCGGCCTCTGTGAACTCCATCTCGTCCATCCCCTCTCCGGTGTACCAGTGGAGGAAGGCCTTGCGGCGGAACATGGCGGTGAACTGCTCGGAGATGCGCTTGAACAGCTCCTGGATGGCCGTGCTGTTGCCGATAAAGGTGACGGCCATCTTGAGGCCGCGGGGCGGGATGTCGCACACGGCCGTCTTGACGTTGTTCGGGATCCACTCCACAAAGTAGCTGCTGTTCTTATTCTGGACGTTCAACATCTGCTCGTCCACCTCCTTCATGGACATGCGTCCCCGGAAGACAGCCGCCACAGTCAGGTAGCGGCCATGGCGCGGGTCGCAGGCGGCCATCATGTTTTTGGCGTCGAACACCTGCTGGGTGAGCTCGGGGACGGTCAGTGCCCGGTACTGCTGGCTCCCGCGGCTGGTCAGGGGGGCGAAGCCTGGCATGAAGAAGTGGAGACGTGGGAAGGGGACCATGTTCACCGCCAGCTTGCGCAAGTCAGCGTTGAGCTGGCCTGGGAAGCGAAGGCACGTGGTGACGCCGCTCATGGTGGCACTGACCAGGTGGTTGAGGTCCCCGTAGGTCGGGGTGGTGAGCTTGAGTGTGCGGAAGCAAATGTCATACAGGGCCTCGTTGTCGATGCAGTAGGTCTCATCCGTGTTCTCCACCAGCTGGTGCACGGAGAGAGTGGCATTGTATGGCTCCACCACGGTGTCCGAAACCTTGGGGGAGGGCACCACACTGAAGGTGTTCATGATGCGGTCGGGGTACTCCTCTCGGATCTTGCTGATGAGGAGGGTGCCCATGCCGGAGCCAGTCCCACCGCCCAGCGAGTGAGTAAGCTGGAAGCCCTGCAGACAGTCGCAGCTCTctgcctccttcctcaccacATCCAACACCGAGTCGACCAGCTCAGCTCCTTCCGTGTAATGCCCCTT from Ascaphus truei isolate aAscTru1 unplaced genomic scaffold, aAscTru1.hap1 HAP1_SCAFFOLD_571, whole genome shotgun sequence harbors:
- the LOC142485370 gene encoding tubulin beta chain gives rise to the protein MREIVHIQAGQCGNQIGAKFWEVISDEHGIDPTGTYHGDSDLQLDRISVYYNEATGGKYVPRAILVDLEPGTMDSVRSGPFGQIFRPDNFVFGQSGAGNNWAKGHYTEGAELVDSVLDVVRKEAESCDCLQGFQLTHSLGGGTGSGMGTLLISKIREEYPDRIMNTFSVVPSPKVSDTVVEPYNATLSVHQLVENTDETYCIDNEALYDICFRTLKLTTPTYGDLNHLVSATMSGVTTCLRFPGQLNADLRKLAVNMVPFPRLHFFMPGFAPLTSRGSQQYRALTVPELTQQVFDAKNMMAACDPRHGRYLTVAAVFRGRMSMKEVDEQMLNVQNKNSSYFVEWIPNNVKTAVCDIPPRGLKMAVTFIGNSTAIQELFKRISEQFTAMFRRKAFLHWYTGEGMDEMEFTEAESNMNDLVSEYQQYQDATAEEEEDFNEEAEEEA